The Diospyros lotus cultivar Yz01 chromosome 11, ASM1463336v1, whole genome shotgun sequence region TATGAATGATACCAAAATCTGAGGCTACCTTGAAGGCTATCCAACTTGtaagtgattttgaaatattaactattCTCTACTTGAGGGGTGATATATTTGAGTCGATAAAACCACTTCCAAAGCCTGAACAAGACCATAAAAGCAAGCAACTGAGAAAACGCggccatgaccgagtgacctagGTGCTCACTTGATCATGGTTGAGTGGATATATAGGTCAATCGACCATGGCTGAGTGGGTATATAGGTCAATCAGTCATGACTGAGTGACCTCTTCCCTTCCTCCCCTCTTGATTAGTTGTTTCAGCCATACTCTAATCTATTTTGCTATCTCAAGCCATAACAAATCAAGTCACATGAGTGTATAACCATGTACACAAAGACTTAAAAGCCGATCGAGTAACCTGGGGGGTTACTTACAAGTGAGTGTGCAGGTCACTCAATCATAATCGAGTGACTAGCCTTCTCTCTTGATCACTGTTCAGATGACAAGCCAATTGGGCCTTGTGAACCCTGCAAAACCCAATCAAAGTCATTCATGAGATGCTCACTGAGAGGTGCGAGTCTCCTATCACCTGTCAGTCTCATCCATCTTTATACGTAGAAGCCTCCTTCTAGCAAAGGTATGTTCACAATGTCACTTAAACTCTAATTCCTGTTTTGGCTGAGACTAACTTAAATATCAGAGGGTCCGAAGTAACCTCATTTTTCCCCTAACTTGATCTTTCTCTACAAGTCTCTCAATCACATGGAATTCTCTTGATCATCAGATACCCTCTTAATCATCAAATAACTCTCCTATCACTTGGGGACTCATGTCACCAAAGGAGACTCTTGTCACCTTTCAAGTCACTAGTACTTTGAGACTCTCATCACTTTCAGACTTTCATATATCATCTTGAGAGTCAGAACCCATGTGCAATCCAAAAAGTCACAACTCACATGCCATCCCTAATGTCATAACTCTACCCAATCTCATTAGCTTCCCTACCCAACTCATAAGGGGTCATTATCCAATTCGTTGGACTTCTTGCATCTCAGTCtcttacattttaattttattgtcataATTAGATGGAGTAATTTCAATACTCACATGTGGGCAAAAGATTTTAGCATCAACTTCTATGTCCAATGGGACATCTCACCCCAAGGTACAACAGATAATCATTTGTTTCCTTAAATTtgatttcataaatattttctctaaatGAAGTATTAAAAACCATGACAATTTTAAACAgtcttttcaattatatttataagtttatgACAAGCAAACAACAGATCTCAACACTCAACTGACTGATGATCATCAGTACGATTTGGTGGTGTCATGTTTTCACCTTAGGCTACGGGGCTCTCCCTCCTCCCCTGCTACTTCCTTCAACAGCAACACCcaacaaaaaggaaagaaaacgaCTTTTGCTTccttaataatttttgttgagTCACAAGAGAGCCTATTCAGTACAATAAAAACAacgtttttattattattatttgcaatGATTTGGCTTTCATTCATTAGCCCCTCCCACCAACTAGTCCAAGCCTAGATTCTTCCTTTCAACCAAATCGAGCAGCAATAGAAAAAAGAGGACATAATGAAGAGTGCTATGGAAAAAAATTCAAGTCAAAGATAACTAATTATAACAcctttagagaaaaataaagacaaatgtCGTTATGTACAAACGTATGTGTAACAACCAATTTTTTTAATCCTTTCCACTCTATCTAACTCTTCATTCTGTCAGCCAGCAACAACCAACCACCCTAACCACAACCCACCAACATCTTTTACgcttctccctctccctcccctccctccctccctctctctctcttctcctaattcaaattcaaacaaaCCCAATCCAACTATAGCAACTACCCTCACCAAATCCCaactctaattaattatttacatatgCTCAATTCTAACAAGCAAAGTATATGCTCGAAAGGCCGGAAAAATGGCCCCCCAATTTGCCCTGTGGAGGGGTTTTGGTTCAGGAATATGATTTGATCAGTCCCAAATTGTATAGATTCTTCCTCACTAGGCTCCCAAGTGATAGCATGGCCCCACCCATCCCGGCTGTGGGTTCGTCTCTTTCCGCCTTTTGATGACATATCAATGGCAATTCCTTCACTTTCAAGTTACTCATTCCAATTCTCTCTCGAACTGATTCGATGATTTTCGGATCTGCACGGTTTCCTCTTGCATCCGTTACATAGAAAACATTTAGCGCCTTTTCCCCTCGGGTGGAAATCTCTGCCCTTGTCACATTCAGCCCATTTTCCCGGAAAGTTCGTGTTACATCCGCCAAGAGCCCGCTCCTATTTCCTGGACATAACTCCAACCTCACTCCCTGTGATTGGAAAAACAACCCATAATCAGGCTTTTGAATATTCAAAAACACAGTTTTATAACGATAGGACTTTTGTGGATGAGCAAGCGAGGCTCAAAAACTCAAAGTCGAGAAGACCTCAGAGGACACTAGTGCTATTACCTAACACTAGTATACAACTCCAGTGGCCCCGATTTTAGCTCTTAGGCAATAAGTAAAAGCAAAGAGCAGTACCTCAGATGCCCTCCTTTGAATGGCAGTTTGCAGGCACAAAATCACCCTTTGCTTTTCAGCTTCCGAGCTGACCGGAGTACCATCTGTGTGCCGAACGAAGAACTCCTGAAAACAATTCGAGAAAACCCAATTGAACGGACTTGTTCCCACGAATTCAGATTTAAGAGAATTGAAGTAAAACCCAGGAAAAGATTATCAGAAACATACCATATATGCTCTGTCCCCTGCCGTGTTGATAGTGGCATGGAAGACAACATATTCCATATCAGTCAGTGTGCATACAACATCAAACAGAAGCTTCACTCTGTCCTTGCACTGAATGTTCACAACAGAGTAGCCCTTCTCCAAGCAATTCTGATCAACGGTGACTGCAGGGAAATCCCCACTAGTCCTCAAAATTGGCTTGCGCTCGTAGTCACGATCTGCAAACATCATCTGGTGAAGCCTCCTCTCAGAATGCATGACCACCATTGATACGGATGTCTTGGCGCTCCGGATGTCATTAACCCCTTTGAGAACATTTCTCAACCGCCCTTCAATTTTATCGATCTTCTGGGTATCTTCAATGGGGCAACCGGAATCACAGTCTCTAACGTAGATGAGGGAAGCAAATCGGCCATTGTGTGTCCACATCTTAGCTTCCACCACGTCGCATTGCAGATCGGCAAGCACTGCAAACACCTCGGAGAGGAGGCCAAGCCGGTCTGTTCCGGTTAGTTCCAGCAAAGTCAAGCCATCGGAGCTTTTGGATCTTGTGAAATGAATTGTACCAAGCGACTGAACCAAAAAATAGTTCACAATCTcagcaagaaaaatcaaaaattaacgTTGGAacaattgtaaataaaattagaataaaacgCTTTTACCTGCTCTATGTAATTAATGACGCTCTTATCGGTTAATTTGTTTCCATTTAGATCAGTCACGTGAAAAACTGCAAATGCAGAATCCAAAACCACCGTTAGAAAGAATTCTCCAGGAATTTCTATTGCGTGAAGATTGCTAACGTACGATTAAAAGGAAGCGTACGTTAGTGAAAAAGAACTTCAAGAACAGAGAGTAAGAAGAAATTTACGGTGTTTACCATCCATGAACCATCTTCCATCAGAAGATATGTAGGCCTTTTTGATCGAAAGGTTCAGATCTGTGAGCACTTGAACCGCCTCTAGAAGAAACCCATGCTTCCTCGCACTATCAATCTGTCGACAAACATGCAACGAAGAGAAGAAGATTGGTCAACTTTGGCCAAATTGGATCAACGATTCAACATTGAACTTTGCTCTAGTTAGGCGACTCAAAAGCTTACCATGACGCGAGTTGTGTCGGCACAACCGGCATTGTCGATCATTACTCTGCAAAAAGGACGAAGAAGTCGAGTCAGACAGACCTTTCTTGAATGGATGAGTGACGAGTGTGAACGTGAATTTGTCGATGATTGCGCAAAagcgagagagagggggggtggAATTTGAAAAGTAAGAAAAGTAAAGTGTTcagaaattgaagaaagaagGAGACCAGATATCAGGAATAGTCATAGAAACTTGAATACTACCAAATCAgagttataaatataacttttcTTGATGGAAAGAACAAATTTGCAGATATGCCTGTTCATTGCAGAATCTGAAAGGAACTCAGATCGTAAGAAGTTTCAGTGAaaataattatggaaattagTGAAAATGGGTTACGGAGAAGCACCAGATTTCCTGGTAACGGAAAGGAAAACAATATTATTGGTCGAAGTTTCATAAACTCTCCCCGGCAAGAAATTTCAAGCGGTTACTGTTCGGAAAAACACCAAATCGAAATCAAATGAACAGGGAAAGATCAGAAGAAAAGTTGCAGAAACCTGTGCGTTCGTATCACGAACATCTCGATGTTTCAGAAATACCGCGTTCAGTGAAAATCGAAAAACAAGACtgatccgagagagagagagagagagagagagagactgaccTGGGAGTGGTCATCCTCAAAAGAAGTTTTTCATATTCATCTAAATACGCAGGCCACTCCATCTGtatttcttctcctccttcctctgCTACTTTCCCTTCGATTTCTTCGAAAACGAACCAGATCAAGCTTCAACAAAGCACGCTCCGAGTCTCTGAACAGAACAAGGCCAATGCCAGTCACGCTTTAGCCCGCTCAAAAGCAGCTCGTCATCGACCGAATCGCCATCAccaatactctctctctctctctctctctctctctctctctctgtgtctcGCTCCCTCCGGTTCCTCTGATCGCGCAAAGCACGCCTTGTTGCTGCCCCCTTCACCTTCTTGGGTCGTATTTATATCTACCTGAGtttttaataatattcaatttaagtatataaaatattatttatatatgtataatatatttctAAAACCACACCTCTACGCAAAGGGTGAGGGGGTGTCACATGCCGTGACTGATGCCGTCCGAGTGAGTTCTCCCCCACTCTTCCCCCACCACACAAgtgtttaaaaattacataaataaatattcatataaattaatttaaactacTTATTAAAATGTCTTACTTATGAACATATTTTTAGTATATGATTTTTTAGGATAGTTTATATCTAAAAcaagtaaattaattattaaaaaataaagataaaatcatataatctatatatatacatatatttttgtttcacaTGATACAAGAATATTTACTTTCCATTAAGTTTTCACAAAATCTTAATCCAAAAGGTAACATGGGGATACACTCTTTTAGTTTATGCTTTCTATTTCTAAATTCGtgttttaaagtttttaaaaagttaatatcATGTACCCATTTGtactattattttaaaatagtaaCAAAATCTTTTAGAAaggatattttcaaaataaaatagatactttttcttttattttaaaaatatcttaaaatctGGAGCCATGTTCCTTGAAATTCACTTAGAttgacacatatatatattttactcgAGTCACGAATGCATGATCGATCTCAATTTGCTTAGCCAAGCCACTCTTGACCTCCGACTAGCAAATTAGGTGGTCCACAATCCTAGCATTTCATTTGAGCTTGGCTAGCCTCCAAAGAAAGTATTCCATATACCAAAGGGTAATCTAATTCTACTTAAAATTAAACTACCTAATTCTACTAAAATTctctcataaaattaaaaaaaaaataaaaaatcgtaCATGATTTGAgatcattttctataatttagcGATTTAATTGTAATTCTATAAACTTATAATAAACCCCCTTTTCCTAAATATCAGgaatatgatatgaaaaattaatcctaatattttaaatttatctagaataACTATTCCTAAACAACTCCAACAATAAaacttaattataaataaatgattatctctaaattattataaatagagaaaaatcaagttttttgcttctttgtctgcAAAATGTGAAGTCCCTCACCTTAAGGGCCCCCCACACACTGCCCCGCGCACGTGGGAGGGGTTAATCATGGTACACAACAACGCACCAAATAGGAGGCACAGTGCATAGTATCCACAAGGAGTCACCCCCACATGAGGATGAAACTCTCACACTGCGACTGCCATGACTCAAATCTGCATGCTTGTCTGCAATCTGTAGTACTTAAAGCAATTTAACTGATGATGTAGAGCTGATCACCCTTTTttgtctcggaccaagtactTACAAACGAAGTCGGGGACTCGTTCCCTTGTGATCATTCCGACGTTCAACTCAGTTCGCTGGGTTATCAAAGCTAAAGCATGTAGTTGAAAACTTAAGGAAAAAGATCTCCTTACTTGTCCTAGTTGTCTCCTTTTATCCTCTTATCAAGATAAGAATTTCCTTTTTGAACTTTCAGGATCCGGATCATGTCTTTTGCGGAGCCATGGTCTTGATGGCATGAATATGGTAATCGGTTTCCGATGAGCTTAGGATAATCCCTACCTCCATAATCTTTGGAATAATGATTGAAGTCGAGGAATCCGAGAAATCCTCGTTGAGGAAAAGCCTAAGATTTCTAATCGGTTAGTTGAGACGTATCTGCCACGTGTCCATTCCAGATTTGAGCTAAATGGCGACCTTGACTTGGTTCTCTGGCGAGCACGTGTCTTTACTTTTATTgactattttctcataatattgGAGTAATTATGAGCCTGAGAGCATTCCCTTCATCATTaaccatagtttttttttttaaaagtagaaAATCAACTCAAAAGTTCAAAACTCAAGACTTTTGCTATCTAATACGTTTTcttcataaatattttaatcGTCAATCCTATACATCatgaagagaaaaaatattttatgcttctgaatagtaaaatttaatgaagCATAAAACTAAAGCaatgttataaataattagtgataaattttaataaatgttaacgttttattaatttgttattctaatattttctacTAATGTGGTGCGATAAAgtcaaaattatttctcattaacacgcatataaatatatatatatatatatatatggatcgGAGCTTGTAGTACATTCTAATTCTAAAGAACTTCCGATTCTGAAACATCAACTAAAAATGCGACGCACGTCACATGATTTTGAAAAGTGGGGGAGGTCCAGCTGGGATGCCACATAGGCAGAGGAAATGTACTTTGCGTGCGATAGACTCAATAGGAATCGGCGTGATATGCTTGATCGACGGCAGAGGGCGCGTCCACGTCGGAAGGGGTCCCACGGTTTCTGGAGGCCAGTTGGGATCTGCCGACCGCTACCATACTCACCGCCCGTATAGGCTTTTCTCCTGTCATTTCTTAGGCCGgttttcttgtatttctcacACCCAAGGCCGCCGAAGACTCTGCAAAATTGGTAAATTAAATAACCAGGAAGAGGAAACTATGAAAAtaatgttcataattttttcatttctttgaaatttttcttttaatgatATATTCAACAATCAATGTAGTTTTGACACAGATGCCTTGAATATTCAGCCACCCATCTTTCTTGGTTTTGTATCACAAAATGCCTTTTTTCCAGGCAGGCATTCACAACCTTAATTAGCTTTGCcccattctctctttctctcttaagAAACTCGTTGCAATCTCAGCACAATATACTTCCCTATCTCCCTCAAATATTGAATTCTCTCCCACCTCTAActattatttcaaatatatacgGCTACGGTTGTCCCTAACAATGTTTGGAATAAAGAAGAATAGTGAAGTTAGGTTTGTTAGAGTCAAGGTTTGTTGGAGGATTAAAGGTTTAGAGATTAGGGTTCCTTATTTGAGTGGAAATATGAGATTGTAGAGACAATTCTTAGCTTTAGTAAAAGCCCAACAAAACATCTTGTGTTGGAGGCCACCCACAACCATCACTAGTTGGTGGTGATGGTCACTAGTACTGATCAATATGGCCACCACcaatggttttattttttttttcttaattggaGAAAGAAgccttggttttttttttaattctatccTAACTTTGTTAAATTGAGgtgtgtcaaaaaaaaaaaaaaatatgggaaCTTATAGGGAcaaaaataaaggtaaattgTAGCCATACCTCTTTGTGGTTTGGACCATTTGCATAAGACCCCTGTGCTTTTAAAATGACTCTAAATGTTCTTGTGATTTAGTGTTTTTTCTTCAAATACCCAGTTGCAAATTTTGTTACACAAGCCCCAATTAAgctaaattaaattagtaaaaTACTAACtaagttaaattaaaagtaaatttaatcaaaataaaagctacaaaaacaaaaaattgtatCGTTGGTTGATACCCATCACGTCAGCTGCTGGTAAGTATCGAGAACCCATCGCTCATGGGTTCCCAAGAATCCAGATTTGGAAGATGTGCTCCTAGAAACCCATTGTCTAGATTTGCGTTTCAAGGAGCTTGTGCTTGCtctcattatttctttttctttctcttcattaTAGGTGATGAATATGCAGTTGATGGGGCAACGAAAAAGGAAACATTGAtagttgagtttgattttgagaatattttgacgaataataatataaacgtaaaactttaatgttttgatgataaagatataagtaaaattttaataaacctTGATGATGAACTTTTAGATAGTAAATATATACACTTAACTGAAAGTAAAATGTTAATCAAGTAAGACTGCTCATTAATCTATTAACATTCCTCTTATTGGAGTAAAGTTAAATTGTAATCGAATAAATATGTTTGAAAAAATTAGTTATAACTCACTTTTAAACATTACTcgaataattacatattttaatcaagtaaagtaTGCTGGAActtaaagattaattaattaatatatgagcTTAATAGAGTAATcttattttaatcgagtaagaataCATTTTAGTTAAGTAACAAGTGGCTATACTCGATTAACTTATTAATTTCATTGAGTAAGACTTGAATATTAAAAGGTTTAATCAATTACACACTTGTTTTACTCGAATAGGTGTTGGAATAACATTACGTGagtaatcaaaatattaatcaactaagtggtacattagttgagtaattatatcttttaatcgagtaatgaatCTAGATAGAGTGACAAGTTTTTGTACTTGTATTAATAATCAACTAAGTTAAACTTGTAATCAAGTAAGATTACACTTTAGTCAAGTAACCAAAAATCTTACTTGACTAACAATTTCTAAGCAAAATGTCAAGTCTTTATActtgaaaattaatataaaaaaaaggttATGATTAATTGCAAAACTTCTATCTTAGTCGAGTAAGTATTATTGAATAGAATGTGTCTCTATACTTGATTTCGTTATtactgaaatataaaaattaaaatttatagtgcAAGAGAGCTTTAGTCATGGTAGAGCCAGGCACAAAACAAGGTTACTGAGGGGGTGCCAGGAGAATGCTATAGTAGTTATCCAGGACGAATTTGATCCACTGTCCATGAGAGCTAATGTGTATCAGAGAGAAGCTCGATCTGTTGTTTGGGAGGGCTAATAGGTATTTGGGAGAAGCTCAATCCATTGTCTAAGAAAGCTAATATGTATTAGGTAAAAGCTTGATCCATTGTCCAGGAAAGTTGATGTGTGTCTAGGAGAAGATCTGAAAGACAAAAGAAAGTCAGAAAGCATGCGGGGATTTCTCGCGAATAGGtcctttgatgcttaagtcaaaagTTTGCATGATGTCGTATGGATACAGGTAAAATATGTGTGTGAGTATGCAATTTTGGGTTGTCTGGGAGAAAGATAAGATGTTTCTTCTGGAGAAGAATAGTTGCGCGGGTATGTGGAAGTTGAAAGGTTGaggaaaatattcaaaagataaaGGGTTGATGGGTATTTATATCCTTTGGTTGGTGACAGGGACATGCAACATGCGTGTATGGGGATGTGGTGTTGTC contains the following coding sequences:
- the LOC127812528 gene encoding ACT domain-containing protein ACR8, producing the protein MEWPAYLDEYEKLLLRMTTPRVMIDNAGCADTTRVMIDSARKHGFLLEAVQVLTDLNLSIKKAYISSDGRWFMDVFHVTDLNGNKLTDKSVINYIEQSLGTIHFTRSKSSDGLTLLELTGTDRLGLLSEVFAVLADLQCDVVEAKMWTHNGRFASLIYVRDCDSGCPIEDTQKIDKIEGRLRNVLKGVNDIRSAKTSVSMVVMHSERRLHQMMFADRDYERKPILRTSGDFPAVTVDQNCLEKGYSVVNIQCKDRVKLLFDVVCTLTDMEYVVFHATINTAGDRAYMEFFVRHTDGTPVSSEAEKQRVILCLQTAIQRRASEGVRLELCPGNRSGLLADVTRTFRENGLNVTRAEISTRGEKALNVFYVTDARGNRADPKIIESVRERIGMSNLKVKELPLICHQKAERDEPTAGMGGAMLSLGSLVRKNLYNLGLIKSYS